The following coding sequences are from one Streptomyces dengpaensis window:
- a CDS encoding DnaB-like helicase N-terminal domain-containing protein encodes MPRTSAPDEENDLDDLPPPQPVYYAEQALLGALLLEPHRLADIVAVDPGSFSHHAHGALFAAIRDLPAPDPLQHAQDTTWLTAVLAAARKHARGLTASYLHTLIQVCPWPRHASAYARMIETDHARRALRAHAQRLAQTATDATLPQPIDAALAAADALAACVDDLAGRFPPHPGPLPRTPAPSPTNAPVTNDDEAIDEERLLLATATAHPAEAEQMRWLTVHDFIHPLHAGLWQCLTDLTRHGAPVDPVTVLWEAQQRGLLTTGVESADLLGLLAATAGSPQYWGERILQRALLATAQEVGTRIEAFTDDPATTPYQLVVGSRRALADLHTLRIRWNRANTPAPTTRPAPSRAPAPPRAGPPQTRASSASRISR; translated from the coding sequence ATGCCCCGCACCTCCGCCCCGGACGAGGAGAACGACCTCGACGATCTGCCTCCGCCGCAGCCCGTGTACTACGCCGAGCAGGCACTCCTCGGCGCCCTCCTCCTCGAACCCCACCGCCTCGCCGACATCGTCGCGGTCGATCCAGGCTCGTTCTCTCACCACGCGCACGGCGCCCTGTTCGCCGCGATCCGCGACCTGCCGGCCCCCGATCCGCTCCAGCACGCGCAGGACACGACCTGGCTGACCGCGGTGCTCGCCGCCGCCCGCAAGCACGCCCGTGGGCTGACCGCCTCATACCTGCACACGCTGATCCAAGTCTGCCCGTGGCCCCGACACGCCTCCGCGTACGCCCGGATGATCGAAACCGACCACGCCCGCCGCGCACTGCGCGCCCACGCCCAGCGCCTCGCGCAAACTGCGACGGACGCCACGCTCCCACAGCCCATCGACGCGGCCCTCGCCGCAGCCGACGCTCTCGCCGCCTGCGTTGACGATCTCGCCGGCCGGTTCCCCCCGCACCCCGGCCCGCTGCCCCGCACGCCCGCCCCATCACCGACGAACGCACCCGTCACCAACGACGATGAAGCGATCGACGAGGAGCGGCTGCTGCTCGCGACAGCGACTGCCCACCCCGCCGAAGCAGAGCAGATGCGGTGGCTGACCGTCCATGACTTCATCCACCCCCTCCACGCCGGCCTCTGGCAGTGCCTGACCGACCTGACTCGGCACGGCGCTCCCGTCGATCCGGTCACCGTCCTGTGGGAGGCCCAACAGCGCGGTCTGCTCACCACCGGAGTCGAGTCGGCAGACCTGCTCGGCCTCCTCGCTGCAACGGCCGGTTCCCCGCAGTACTGGGGCGAGCGCATCCTCCAACGCGCTCTCCTCGCAACCGCGCAGGAAGTGGGCACGCGCATTGAGGCGTTCACCGACGATCCGGCGACGACCCCGTACCAGCTCGTCGTCGGCAGCCGCCGCGCACTGGCAGACCTCCACACGCTGCGCATCCGCTGGAACCGCGCCAACACGCCGGCACCAACGACCAGGCCCGCACCCTCCAGAGCCCCGGCGCCACCGCGGGCGGGCCCGCCGCAGACAAGGGCCTCGTCTGCATCGCGTATCTCCCGCTGA
- a CDS encoding DUF317 domain-containing protein, which yields MTPRPIDAHVRLDIHPAHTSAVTATLTGTRHRTAHALLTARGFETVDEHTLALARIDHEEPYWANKAAQALTAEGITTDITSSLREAIDEDWTWANYPMPWCTREEIREVSNEAQTIYDDIRHGRLVIHAHADDGWTTVAVGTYRDGKSVYLHGENHLRQIADTFDSPAAAIAAFERLHGDTMRPGPAPMTDTERQTAEARTSLDAPAAQPVQRTETVPAYAADPGDHDAALDDFLTKHGDWQKWRTWTDETTHAIHESQTLRIERVHEADPRETAWTIAAYETPVSDRMWHLTMTGATPAPVLLTLLNILAEGDAWETAVGSPATEKTVTEATRPLIDAGWKHTVDRRWIRWETSQGDAGVQFDAFAAQSPHTTLATWTLWAGASIDRPTWAIHASPYTPAPMIAHLTGELAHGTGTRQPGPRTTQQLPQLTTTPPAVAPTISSPQPARRR from the coding sequence TTGACGCCCCGCCCCATCGACGCCCACGTGCGCCTCGACATCCACCCCGCCCATACCAGTGCCGTCACCGCCACCCTTACCGGCACCCGCCACCGCACCGCCCACGCTCTTCTGACCGCCCGCGGATTCGAGACCGTCGACGAGCACACGCTGGCCCTCGCCCGTATCGACCACGAGGAGCCCTACTGGGCGAACAAGGCCGCCCAGGCATTGACCGCCGAGGGCATCACCACAGACATCACGTCCAGCCTGCGCGAAGCCATCGACGAGGACTGGACTTGGGCCAACTACCCCATGCCCTGGTGCACCCGGGAGGAGATCCGGGAGGTCTCCAACGAAGCCCAGACCATCTATGACGACATCCGCCACGGCCGCCTCGTCATCCACGCCCACGCCGACGACGGCTGGACCACCGTTGCGGTCGGCACCTACCGAGACGGCAAGAGCGTCTACCTCCACGGCGAGAACCACCTGCGGCAGATCGCCGACACCTTCGACTCACCCGCCGCAGCCATCGCCGCTTTCGAACGCCTCCACGGCGACACCATGCGCCCTGGTCCCGCGCCCATGACCGACACCGAACGCCAGACCGCCGAAGCCCGTACGTCGCTCGACGCACCGGCCGCACAACCGGTCCAGCGAACGGAAACGGTGCCCGCTTACGCCGCCGACCCCGGCGACCACGACGCGGCGCTGGATGACTTTCTCACCAAGCACGGCGACTGGCAGAAGTGGCGGACTTGGACCGACGAGACCACCCATGCCATCCACGAGTCACAGACGCTGCGCATCGAACGCGTCCACGAAGCCGATCCCCGCGAGACCGCCTGGACCATCGCCGCCTACGAAACCCCGGTCTCCGACAGGATGTGGCACCTCACCATGACCGGCGCCACACCAGCCCCCGTCTTGCTCACCCTGCTGAACATACTCGCCGAGGGAGACGCGTGGGAGACCGCGGTCGGAAGCCCCGCCACGGAAAAGACCGTCACCGAGGCCACCCGCCCTCTCATCGACGCGGGCTGGAAGCACACCGTCGACAGACGCTGGATCCGCTGGGAGACCTCCCAAGGCGACGCAGGAGTCCAGTTCGACGCCTTCGCCGCCCAAAGCCCGCACACCACTCTTGCCACCTGGACCCTGTGGGCCGGGGCCAGCATCGACCGGCCCACCTGGGCGATCCACGCTTCTCCATACACACCAGCGCCGATGATCGCCCATCTGACCGGAGAACTCGCGCACGGCACCGGCACCCGCCAGCCCGGCCCCCGCACAACGCAGCAGCTCCCGCAGCTCACCACCACGCCACCGGCCGTCGCACCGACCATCTCCAGCCCGCAGCCCGCCCGACGCCGCTGA
- a CDS encoding nucleotidyltransferase domain-containing protein, translating to MKRERATELLQEMLDRLDEAERPLDLVDEVHVFGSYARGALEPGDLDVAVVHRTDTEFTEDVVSAMMSGRDPMAGMKRALKGNRRGVQFQFNQNDNLPEGSELRLLWKRGDTRAVAAGRLQAMKVNPAAGRAPRDAMINQFDGLDRWIPLPVRVRLVELLDAGGIEIRRIELADAAPTSSVAVAALARRWKADSPLRRSAAAAVHYAEESGMASKAVWVQGQPLGPRRDQYGAGALWINLGWYDFDQLVYRLRQGAQCLEVIRPTRTQPLHALHLTVHDAAALPQL from the coding sequence GTGAAGCGTGAACGGGCAACGGAGCTGCTTCAGGAAATGCTCGACAGGCTGGACGAGGCAGAGCGCCCCCTCGACCTCGTGGACGAGGTCCATGTCTTCGGTTCGTATGCCCGAGGCGCGCTGGAGCCGGGTGACCTCGACGTGGCGGTGGTCCACCGAACCGACACCGAGTTCACCGAAGACGTCGTCAGCGCCATGATGTCCGGGCGGGATCCTATGGCGGGCATGAAGCGTGCGCTCAAAGGCAACAGGCGTGGTGTCCAGTTCCAGTTCAACCAGAACGACAACCTCCCCGAGGGCTCTGAGCTGAGGCTGCTGTGGAAGCGCGGTGACACACGCGCTGTCGCCGCGGGTCGATTGCAGGCTATGAAGGTGAACCCGGCCGCCGGCCGGGCGCCCCGCGACGCGATGATCAATCAGTTCGACGGGCTCGACCGGTGGATTCCCCTTCCCGTACGAGTCCGCCTGGTGGAGCTGCTGGATGCTGGCGGGATCGAGATCCGCCGCATCGAACTGGCGGATGCCGCACCCACCAGCTCAGTAGCCGTGGCCGCGCTGGCGCGCCGCTGGAAGGCGGACAGCCCACTACGCCGATCCGCCGCTGCCGCCGTGCACTACGCAGAGGAATCCGGCATGGCCTCGAAGGCGGTATGGGTGCAGGGACAGCCGCTCGGCCCCCGTCGGGACCAGTACGGGGCGGGCGCCCTGTGGATCAATCTCGGGTGGTATGACTTCGACCAGCTCGTCTACCGGCTCCGTCAGGGAGCCCAGTGCCTGGAGGTCATCCGCCCCACACGGACCCAGCCGCTTCACGCCCTACACCTCACCGTGCACGACGCCGCAGCCCTGCCCCAGCTGTAA
- a CDS encoding DUF5655 domain-containing protein encodes MSGLKLFHTTNSGVTEITPRLAEVEADVQNLIEAHMETMLGVRLLASEYSTGPVHGGRIDSLGIDENNAPAIVEYKRGTDAGVVHQGLFYMAWLMDHKDAFRHLVRDRLGAAVAAQVLWSAPRLICVAGDFTRYDVHAVREHRRSIDLVRYRFFGNEHIGLETVASVSGGTQAPRRARRQAVAQAAADVQGASMVELANAVDEALLGLGDGVNCVERKQYRAYQRLRNFACVCPPQRSKLLVYLKADPKEVDLVPGFTRDVTGLGHHGTGDLEVQLRTPRDLERALDLFRASYAAA; translated from the coding sequence GTGTCGGGCCTGAAACTGTTCCACACAACGAATAGTGGCGTGACTGAGATTACGCCGCGTCTTGCTGAGGTCGAGGCAGATGTGCAAAACCTCATCGAGGCGCACATGGAGACGATGCTCGGGGTGCGGCTCCTGGCGAGCGAGTACAGCACCGGCCCCGTCCACGGCGGGCGCATCGATTCGCTGGGCATCGACGAGAACAACGCGCCCGCGATCGTGGAGTACAAGCGCGGTACAGACGCAGGCGTGGTCCATCAGGGCCTCTTCTACATGGCGTGGCTGATGGACCACAAGGACGCGTTCCGGCACCTGGTCCGCGACCGGCTCGGGGCTGCGGTCGCGGCCCAGGTGCTGTGGAGCGCACCGAGGCTGATCTGTGTGGCCGGCGACTTCACTCGCTACGACGTTCATGCCGTGCGCGAGCACCGCCGCTCGATCGACCTGGTCCGTTACCGGTTTTTCGGCAACGAGCACATCGGCCTTGAGACCGTGGCATCCGTGAGCGGCGGGACGCAGGCACCCCGGCGTGCGCGTCGGCAGGCGGTCGCCCAGGCGGCAGCCGACGTGCAGGGTGCGTCGATGGTCGAGCTGGCGAACGCGGTCGATGAGGCGTTGCTCGGTCTCGGGGACGGTGTGAACTGCGTTGAGCGCAAGCAGTACCGGGCGTATCAGCGTCTGCGGAACTTCGCCTGCGTGTGTCCGCCTCAGAGGAGCAAGCTCCTCGTCTACCTCAAGGCCGACCCGAAGGAGGTCGACCTCGTTCCCGGCTTCACCCGGGACGTGACAGGGCTCGGCCACCACGGCACGGGCGACTTGGAGGTGCAGCTGCGCACCCCTCGGGATCTGGAGCGCGCCCTGGACCTGTTCCGCGCGAGCTACGCGGCGGCGTGA
- a CDS encoding IS701 family transposase has protein sequence MGRIAGRFARVEPRCRVRRLTLGLLSDLPRKNCWTIAEWAGEKSPHGMQHLLCRAVWDADAVRDDVRDYVVDHLNDEQAVLVVDETGDVKKGVHTVGVQRQYTGTAGRIENSQVAVYLVYAGRRGHAAIDRELYIPRSWANDPDRCQAAGLPEKTAFATKPDLARQMIERFLDAGHRAAWITGDEVYGGNPKLRAALEARGTSYVLAIACSAEVPTAAGKFRADSLVKRLPKRAWQRLSAGAGAKGHRFYDWAVIDLTDPHPGSSQLLIRRNRTTGELAFYRCFSPGPVPLTTLVRVAGSRWRVEETFQAEKGLAGLDEHQVRRFVSWTRWVTLAMLAHAFLAAVRADEHAWHPAPEELIPLSCNEIQRVFVALVVRPVHDDAHWLSWSDWRRRHQARSRVGHYHRQAAHQT, from the coding sequence ATGGGGCGGATCGCAGGTCGGTTCGCGCGGGTCGAACCCCGGTGCCGAGTGCGGCGGTTGACGCTCGGGCTGTTGTCGGACCTGCCGCGCAAGAACTGCTGGACGATCGCCGAATGGGCCGGGGAGAAGTCCCCACACGGGATGCAGCACCTGCTGTGCCGGGCCGTCTGGGACGCCGACGCGGTACGCGACGATGTCCGCGACTACGTCGTGGACCATCTCAACGACGAGCAGGCCGTGCTGGTGGTTGACGAGACCGGGGATGTGAAGAAGGGCGTCCATACTGTCGGCGTTCAGCGCCAGTACACCGGCACCGCCGGGAGAATCGAGAACTCCCAGGTGGCGGTCTACCTTGTCTACGCCGGTCGGCGCGGACACGCAGCGATCGACCGGGAGTTGTACATCCCGCGCTCATGGGCAAACGATCCGGATCGCTGCCAGGCCGCGGGCCTTCCCGAAAAGACCGCCTTCGCGACCAAGCCGGATCTCGCCCGGCAGATGATCGAGCGGTTCCTGGACGCTGGGCATCGCGCCGCCTGGATTACCGGGGACGAGGTCTACGGCGGGAACCCGAAGCTACGGGCGGCTCTGGAAGCACGCGGTACGAGCTATGTGCTGGCCATCGCCTGCTCGGCCGAAGTCCCCACCGCTGCAGGCAAGTTCCGGGCAGACAGCCTGGTCAAGCGGCTCCCCAAACGGGCCTGGCAACGGCTGTCCGCCGGGGCCGGAGCCAAGGGTCACCGCTTCTACGACTGGGCAGTCATCGATCTCACCGATCCGCACCCCGGCAGCAGCCAGCTGCTGATCCGCCGCAACCGCACCACCGGTGAACTCGCCTTCTACCGTTGTTTCTCGCCCGGCCCGGTGCCCCTGACGACGCTGGTGCGAGTCGCGGGTTCGAGGTGGCGGGTGGAGGAGACCTTCCAGGCCGAGAAGGGGCTCGCCGGGCTCGACGAGCACCAAGTCCGCCGCTTCGTCTCCTGGACCCGCTGGGTCACCCTCGCCATGCTCGCCCACGCCTTCCTCGCTGCCGTCCGTGCCGATGAGCACGCCTGGCACCCCGCCCCGGAGGAGCTGATCCCGCTCAGCTGCAATGAGATCCAGCGCGTGTTCGTCGCCCTGGTCGTGCGACCCGTGCACGACGACGCCCACTGGCTGAGTTGGTCCGACTGGCGGCGACGCCATCAGGCCCGGTCCCGAGTCGGCCATTATCATCGGCAAGCCGCGCATCAGACCTGA
- a CDS encoding RidA family protein, translating to MAINLVNPSGLPKIDVYRQVSIATGSKLVFIAGQVAWDAEGITVGEGDLTAQVEQCYLNIGTALAEAGGSFDDVAKLTFYVVDWTPDKMPPLLEGISRASAKLGITPVPPATLLGVAALDVPDHLVEIEATAILD from the coding sequence ATGGCCATCAACCTGGTAAACCCGAGTGGATTGCCCAAGATCGATGTCTACCGGCAGGTGTCGATCGCAACGGGGTCGAAGCTAGTCTTCATCGCTGGCCAGGTCGCCTGGGATGCCGAGGGGATCACGGTCGGCGAAGGCGACCTCACGGCGCAGGTCGAGCAGTGCTACCTCAATATCGGCACCGCTCTGGCCGAGGCTGGCGGCTCCTTCGACGACGTGGCGAAACTGACCTTCTACGTCGTCGACTGGACCCCCGACAAGATGCCCCCACTCCTGGAGGGCATCTCCCGGGCGTCCGCGAAGCTGGGCATCACCCCGGTCCCGCCGGCCACGCTGCTGGGTGTTGCGGCCCTGGACGTCCCCGACCATCTGGTCGAGATCGAAGCCACCGCGATCCTCGACTGA
- a CDS encoding winged helix-turn-helix transcriptional regulator produces the protein MVTKQIKGPSEEADLRRADSLAREIFSDVANKWAFLIIETLGERTLRFSELRNEIEGISHKMLTQNLRMLERNGLVERNVHPTVPPRVEYTLTEPGQGLRATVDGMCDWTHRYFGHIEAARHRFDA, from the coding sequence ATGGTGACCAAACAGATCAAGGGCCCATCCGAGGAAGCAGACCTCAGGCGCGCGGACTCATTGGCGCGAGAGATCTTCTCCGACGTTGCCAACAAGTGGGCGTTCCTGATCATCGAGACTCTTGGTGAACGCACCCTGCGCTTCAGCGAACTGCGCAACGAGATCGAGGGCATCAGCCACAAGATGCTCACCCAGAACCTGCGCATGCTGGAGCGCAACGGCCTGGTCGAGAGAAACGTGCACCCCACCGTCCCGCCGCGTGTCGAATACACCCTCACCGAGCCGGGCCAGGGCCTACGCGCAACCGTCGACGGAATGTGCGACTGGACGCACCGCTACTTCGGGCACATCGAGGCCGCCCGCCACCGCTTCGACGCCTGA
- a CDS encoding IS630 family transposase, which produces MTSAVGASVPRRGPKLEPLLLSDDERAVLERWTRRATSAQALALRARIVLACAGPEVPAIVAVARELRVTADTVRKWRRRFLAERLDGLADEPRPGRPPTISVDQVEAVVVTTLEQLPKNATHWSRTSMAEHSGLSKSTVGRIWRQFQLKPHLADTFKLSTDPFFVEKVYDVVGLYFNPPEGAVVLSVDEKSQIQALDRSQPVLPIMPGMPERRTHDYVRNGLTTLFAAFDVATGQVITALHRRHRAMEFKKFLIRIDKEVPAHLQIHLIVDNYGTHKTPAIKAWLAKHPRFELHFTPTGSSWINQVERWFGYLAHQMIRRGAHKNIQALEADIRAWVKDWNEDPKPFIWTKTAEEILDSLARFCRRISGAGH; this is translated from the coding sequence GTGACTTCTGCTGTTGGTGCGTCAGTTCCTCGTCGGGGCCCGAAGCTGGAACCGTTGCTGCTGTCTGATGATGAGCGGGCGGTGTTGGAGCGATGGACACGTCGGGCGACTTCGGCCCAGGCGCTGGCTCTGCGGGCGCGGATTGTGCTGGCGTGCGCGGGGCCGGAGGTGCCGGCGATCGTCGCGGTCGCCCGGGAACTTCGGGTGACTGCGGACACGGTCCGCAAGTGGCGGCGTCGTTTTCTCGCTGAGCGGCTGGACGGGCTGGCCGATGAGCCGCGGCCGGGCCGGCCGCCGACCATCAGCGTCGATCAGGTGGAAGCGGTCGTGGTCACCACGCTGGAACAGCTGCCGAAGAACGCCACTCACTGGTCGCGGACATCGATGGCCGAGCACAGTGGTCTGTCGAAGTCGACCGTGGGTCGGATCTGGCGACAGTTCCAGCTCAAGCCGCACCTGGCGGACACCTTCAAGCTGTCGACCGACCCGTTCTTCGTGGAGAAGGTCTACGACGTCGTGGGTTTGTACTTCAACCCGCCCGAGGGGGCGGTGGTGTTGTCGGTGGACGAGAAGTCGCAGATCCAGGCTCTGGATCGGTCCCAGCCGGTGCTGCCGATAATGCCGGGCATGCCCGAACGGCGCACCCACGACTATGTGCGCAACGGCCTCACCACCCTGTTCGCCGCCTTCGATGTCGCCACCGGACAGGTCATCACGGCCCTGCACCGTCGGCACCGGGCGATGGAGTTCAAGAAGTTCCTGATCAGGATCGACAAGGAGGTGCCCGCGCACCTGCAGATCCATTTGATCGTGGACAATTACGGCACCCATAAGACACCGGCGATCAAGGCCTGGCTCGCCAAACATCCCCGGTTCGAGCTGCACTTCACCCCGACCGGCTCGTCCTGGATCAACCAGGTCGAGCGGTGGTTCGGCTACCTTGCCCACCAGATGATCCGCCGAGGCGCACACAAGAACATCCAGGCACTGGAAGCCGACATCCGCGCGTGGGTCAAGGACTGGAACGAAGACCCCAAGCCCTTCATCTGGACCAAGACCGCCGAAGAGATCCTCGACTCCCTGGCCCGCTTCTGCCGACGGATCTCTGGCGCAGGACACTAG
- a CDS encoding IS701 family transposase, translating into MIDERAVEIWNDELEELFLRTGHRFRRVEPRRRMRDYIRGLLGPVGRKNGWQLAEYVGHRTPDRLQRLLNGARWDADELRDDLQHYVAERLGEPDGILILDDTGFLKKGTTSAGVQRQYSGTAGRTENCQIGVFAAYATTRGRALVDRELYLPKSWTDDRDRCRAAHIPDERNFATKPDLAKAMVLRANASPLPIAWVTADAAYGQEWRLRHMLEETGLGYVLAVPKSQQVPQFGRIEHLFSQAPDEAWERHSCGDGAKGPRVYYWAALQITPIEDFDDEMPTHQRWALARRSISKPEEIAYYLAYAPLGTTIEHLVRVAGMRWAIEEAFQAAKNECGLDQYEVRRYTGWMRHITLAILAHAFLAAMAVDAAAKGAAETVPASRPSPWQKFGGSWQLATHPSLFTSPTSAHAR; encoded by the coding sequence GTGATCGACGAGCGTGCAGTTGAGATCTGGAACGACGAACTCGAGGAACTCTTCCTGCGTACCGGCCACCGCTTCAGGCGCGTCGAGCCGCGTCGCCGGATGCGGGACTACATCCGTGGACTACTGGGCCCGGTCGGCCGCAAAAACGGCTGGCAGCTGGCCGAATACGTCGGACATCGCACACCCGACCGCCTCCAGCGGCTCCTCAACGGCGCCCGCTGGGACGCCGATGAGCTCCGCGACGACCTCCAGCACTACGTAGCCGAACGGCTCGGCGAGCCCGACGGGATCCTCATCCTCGACGACACCGGCTTCCTCAAGAAGGGCACCACCTCGGCTGGCGTGCAGCGCCAGTACTCCGGCACCGCCGGCCGTACCGAGAACTGCCAGATCGGCGTGTTCGCCGCCTACGCCACCACCCGTGGACGCGCCCTGGTGGACCGGGAGTTGTACCTGCCCAAGTCCTGGACCGACGACCGCGACCGCTGCCGCGCCGCCCACATCCCAGACGAGCGGAACTTCGCCACCAAACCCGACCTGGCCAAGGCCATGGTGCTGCGGGCGAACGCCTCACCGCTGCCGATCGCCTGGGTGACCGCGGACGCCGCCTACGGCCAGGAATGGCGGCTGCGCCACATGCTGGAGGAGACCGGCCTGGGGTATGTACTCGCGGTTCCCAAGTCCCAGCAGGTACCCCAATTCGGACGCATCGAGCACCTCTTCTCCCAAGCACCCGACGAAGCGTGGGAGAGACATTCGTGCGGTGACGGCGCCAAGGGCCCGCGCGTCTATTACTGGGCCGCCCTGCAGATCACGCCCATCGAGGACTTCGACGACGAGATGCCCACCCACCAGCGGTGGGCACTGGCCCGCCGCAGCATCAGCAAGCCCGAAGAGATCGCCTACTACCTCGCCTACGCACCGCTCGGCACCACCATCGAGCACCTGGTCCGCGTCGCTGGGATGCGCTGGGCCATCGAGGAAGCCTTCCAGGCCGCGAAGAACGAATGCGGCCTCGACCAGTACGAAGTCCGCCGCTACACCGGCTGGATGCGGCACATCACCCTGGCCATACTGGCGCATGCCTTCCTGGCCGCCATGGCCGTCGACGCCGCAGCAAAAGGGGCAGCAGAAACGGTTCCTGCCTCGCGCCCCTCACCGTGGCAGAAGTTCGGCGGCTCTTGGCAACTGGCCACTCATCCATCGCTGTTCACCAGTCCCACATCAGCGCACGCGCGTTGA